A stretch of DNA from Schistocerca americana isolate TAMUIC-IGC-003095 chromosome 3, iqSchAmer2.1, whole genome shotgun sequence:
ggtttgatacggcccgccacgaatcgtCTCCTGTGTCaatctattcatctcagagtagcacttgcaacctatgtgctcacttatttgctggatgtcttcctctacagtttttgcaccctATAGCTcccctagtacaatggaagttatttcctgatttcTTAACAAAAGTCCTACCAACCTGACCCAGTGTTTTCTATTTATTACTTTTCTCCCccattctctggagaacctcctaattccttacgtTAGCAGTCCATCTAAGTTACtgtattttctgtagcaccacattttaaatgctTCAATTCTCCACTGTTCCGCTTTTGCCATAGTCTACGTTCCTCTacctacaatgctgtgctccaaatgtatattctcttCCTAGCATTAAGGCCTATTTCTTCTCTTCGCCATAAATGCCCTATTTGTCAGTGCtattctgcattttatgtccttccCATGtacgtcatgagttattttgctgcctgggtagcagaattcgtctacttcgtgatcatcaattctcgttgttctcatttccgctatttCTCATTAATTTGGTCTTTCTCCATTTACTTCAATTCATATCCTGTAGACATTACACTGTTCCTTATATTCAACACATCGTGTAATGCGTCCtcagtttcactgaggacagcaatgtcattagtgaatttTATCGTtgttatcctttcactttgaactgTAATGCCAATCATGagcctttattttattttcgttataATTTAATCAGTGTATCAATTGAAGAGAGAAGCGAAAGACTTCATCTGtaacttacacactttttaatcagaCCACTCCGTTCTTGATCACCTACTAGGAATCAAGGTCCACGATAAAACGGTGATCATACTGAATGTTtgatatcaacgttcgataccacacttgttaggggttgcagttatccaCCGAGGAccgtactagtatcgctggacccgcgagtcgagactagcgccgttccgcggcttgcaacaagtctctaaCGTGCGCTCGGGCACTCTTGCTCGGGGCGTCAAGTAGAAAAGTAGTATagtcttcagctgataggaagcaacctctaacatggcgcttagttaaagtatggcctatgtgatgcctctatagctctctgattgtaattatattcctcctgactatgaagactcctgtaccaccagctaagtataatatattattttttaccaacggcTTCTAATTATTGTAGTCGTTGTAGGCCAGACCACGCAGCCAGCTCCTTATcaacttcactgacaaacctgctgtatataCAAAGAAGAGATTTATGTGTTGCTATTTAGCATTGGCCAAGTGGCCACCACCAGccattcacattggcgacgattcaCCATAACAGAATGTCCTGCATGTTGCTTATGGGGCAGTAGCTAGTTGTAGTTACCAGCAAGAAGTACTTCCCATGTCGATTTTTTCACGCACATTTACAAGTATGACAGTGCATTCAGAAAATATAAGCAGCTTGGAACTGCTAAATGTCTCCAAACGGTTTCAGTTACTCCTCGTAATAGTGTTGTACCTCGCCTTCCTCACACGACTCTTGCGTCACTTCCCGTACATTACATTGCATATCAGTAGTAGCAATGACAGCATTTCGCGTATGGTAGTTTTAGATTGTGTCTATACTAGTTAGGGAGTTGGTACGACAGAAATTTTCAAGAAAGTCTGATAAAAAAAGTATGAAGGTATTTTGAATTAGTGTAGGTGTGACAGAACACACTTACAGAGACGGCGCTGAGCAATCACttagtatacaccacaaaatactTTAATACTGAAAATTTCTAAAATAGTGCACAGTGTAGAATTACTGTAACGCTGGAAATACATTAGCGTGAGCTATAGCCGCTATATAGCAGCCgttcaaaattttctcttttctGTATAACCACCAATAAACGGCGTACAGTTTCTGTCACTTAAATGAacttatatttataaaaaaaaaaagaaacgaaaacgaAAACCGTGTACATCTAGGGAGGAAAGTGCTTCCATTGTTGGCACAGTAAGAGCATCGCTTTTGTTACAAGAACTTGTATAATTTCGCTGCGAACAAAATAATACAACGGTGGGAACAACTAACCCTAAAATAATCAAATATACGTGTACGTAGGTAGCTGCGAACCCAGAGTCACGTGGAAAACTGTTATGTAATCTTTATGCATAATATTGCCTGTCTAAGAGAAGACTGAATACATTGATTTGGAAATTAACGTATTCATTTATtgagcaaaactgactgttggttgACTTGATTTCGCGCACATGAAGAGTGCCgtgaaataaaacttaaaacttaatgaaatgcaaaatttgaaagaaaggaaatgaaagttATTAAATGCCAAAAGGAACTAATTGTGTGGTCAGTGGAAACTATAGTACTGAAACTCAGTACCGAAGCGTATTACTAACCATGTGTGATATGAGATGCAAAGTTCGACTAAGGATATCCACACAAATAAATTACCGCTCTACCCGGAAGAAAATAGCTGTGTGAAATTGCTAACTCTGCTCACAGCTCTGCATAcggcaaaaatatggttcaaatgtctctgagcactatgcgacttaacttcggcggtcatcagtcgcctagaacttagaactaattaaacctaactaacctaaggatgtcacacacatccatgcccgaggcaggattcgaacctgcgatcggttccagactgtagcgtctagaaccgcacggccactccggccggctgcactcGGCACCTGACAATCTTGACCACGTACTGTTTGAACGAGAATGCTCTATCCTGAAAtgaaagtgacttacctcttgctcagcttGTTGTTTTTGTGTCGGGAGGACTGAttttctcgaaagcaaatacaaatagtTGGAGCAGCTGAAGATAAATAATCTACAGTAAATAATTTTTGTAAGAATCACTCTGTTGCTTTGTGTTGTGTAAGGTGCAATGCACATACGACAAAATTTCATAACTTTACCATGAATCATGGAGATGAGATTTACTTTAAAGAAAACCGTTCATGAGAAGTCAATatctgattattgacaaaaagactgCACAAATTCAAGAAGGCTCtatcaattacaaaattatctcattacaaaaaaactacaaacataCCTTTAAAAATCCTCCAAATTCCTTTCTACCAATAACATGAACAACAAAATACTACATGTCACTTTTTATCTtcgtaataaagtattccagataccttctcccagattcacagaaaaaattctttaaaacactcAACTGCACTCTAttatgcctcaaataagaatgttTCAGCCCTGCACAACTGACTTACTAGCAAGTcagccacagataaaactaaacacagcGTCAAGGATCTTACTCATTACCCCTATAGTGCACTCATTCATCTTCGTCCCAGAGCAGTAAACGTGAATTATGTATTGGAGCAGAAAATATATGAGAACATTACAGTTATTTGTGTTATCAAATAAATCCCccggtttccagaatgaaattttcactcttctgcggagtgtgcgctgatatggaactccctggcagattaaaactgtgtaccggaccgagacttgaactcgggaccttccgctttcgtgggaaagtgctctaccaactgagcactgGCGCGCGAaaagcaaaggccccgagttcgagtctcggcccgtcacagttttaatctgccaggaagcttcaaaccCCATGTATCGATCTTGCTTTTTCCTATATAGCTGTATTAATTAGTGCTGCTAGTATCGTGTCTCTGAAAGAGACGAATTCAGCGCAGTGTCACTCTTCAAAACTCTTTTACTAGCACCGAAGTAAGTTAATCGTAATAAGAGTTCTGGTCTCGTTTCTGGCATGGATGTCAAAAACTGAAAGGATTTTCGTAACATGGAAGGCAAAACTTCTATAATATACATTTCCTACAGGAAAATTTGCAGAATTGATTCAGTTTCTAACATAAATGTAGTTGGTTTCTTGTTCAGATGTATCTGATACTGCAAGTACACTGCCGGGAAAGAAACTTAATACACATAGAATGACGACTTTTGCCACGCGGACGCCTTATTCCGCATTagaaatagtagatgtactgaaaatggtttcaacgtcgttcgCAAACAGATAGCATAATGGCACAGCTACCAGAGCACCATCCCTGTCTGCCCTTTAATAGGaactgctcacagccagaaggcctgAGTGTTGTGCAAACGTGTGGAGCTGGCAGGCAACCACGCAACGGAGAGGCATACGACCTCCCTATTTCCAAACGAACGAGTCTGAAAGGGATTAAATTGTGATCTTTCGAGGGGCAGGATGCTTTTTCGAAGAACTGCGACACAGTtgagcaacgatgctggtatcaaagGCAACGTGAACATTGTCAcagacatattttatttatttatagagtCTCAAACAATGGAACGTATTTAACGAGAAGTAGTGGAAAATCGACCACCATCCATTACAAACGTGGAAACAGGTACCCCTTGCTCATAGATCTTCGGCACAACCATCTAAATGCAACTAGCTGCAATGAGATGTTGTTAACGGTATCGGGAAGCAGAATATCAATAAAATCCTTTAACTGCTTGGTCAATATGGAACCTATAGTCACACATTCATGGACAGACTTCAGTTCTACATCTTGATAGTAAAAAAAGAAGTATATAAGTGAtgatcagcgcacctgacgatggcaacgtgGACGATCGCCGAAATATTATGTCCTATGCACACCCATACCAGGCtgctcacccgagatttatttcgtcagtaTATAAGTGACCTCTGGTGGCATCATTCCTATATTCACCAATGTGACTTACTGAAGACTGTTAGTCATTCTCACACACCGTACGTTCCAGTTCATCACTGTCAAAAGGtcttacagtccagaatcggtacgccaaTCACGTAAAATCGTTGTGACCACTGAGCAATCACCCCATCGAGGCACCATGTTGAAGAGACCAGTTTCGTAAAAAATTATGTCCTACTGCAGGACGAAGTCCTCAATTGTCTGCTGCAGAGTGCATACCCTCGTCCGACAATAATCATccacccttcaaggccttttttaaggaaccgaaggcaCAATAAACGCCTAGGGAAAGATTAGAACTATAGGATGGGTCCTCGAATATCTCCCGCTTGAGTTGGCGTACCTTCGGCGTTACGATATTTTCTGCATACGGTTGAACGGCGACCAGCACAGAACTTGGCTCACCATCCCACAACGGTGGTCTTCGACAGCCATGttgctccatacacattcttcaattTCCGATGGATTTCTACCAATGTTTGCTCTTCGTAAGACAAGAAAAGAGTAAGATCACACTGGTCCTGTTTGGAAGCATACGGCAGTAACGTCATCATAGCTCACGTTTCCAAATTTACCACGTGTACCTTGGAAAGATACAAATGCCAAACCCTGTCTACATGTTGGagcttatatacccacatcggagtcGGGCTATCGGGCTACACTGCATAAACGCTGCAGCAACACCTTCAAACGGGAACATTTGCTCGCCCATCGTAAATGATAATATACTAGGATTAATGCTAACAGTTTTGTGAaactttaaataaattttcaacgtCTTAAACAGTATTTTGcagcggccttgctgcagtggtaacaccgactcccgtcagatcatcgaagttaagggctattgggctgggctagtacttgggtaagtgaccatctggtctgccgagcgcttttggcaagtggggtgcattcagcccttgtgtggcaaactgaggagctacctgattgagaagtagcggctcgtaaactgacatccgactgtgagagcggtgtgctgcctacatgcccctccatatcggcatccagtgacatATATGGGTTGACGATGACACGGcgcccggtcggtaccgttggatttCCAAAGCGTGTGTGGACAGAGTTTAGTTTCTAAACAGTATTTGAGGAAGTACAAAAGATGAGCGAATTTCTATTGTGAACGTTTACACGTTCGATGCATTACGTTACACATTAGTTACTTTATAAGAATtggcgttcattaccttgtcgtgaGTTCTTGTTACTGCTTTGAATAAATAATACGAAAGTACCCTTGGGTTTTAAATGGATTGTGTGTTTGTTGTACTGGTATATTAAAACCATGTTTCATCTTGGCTGTGGTTTACAAAACGTTCTCTTGAATTGCCAGAAAATTTCTCCCGTTACAACTCAAATCTCTGCAGTAAAAACCAATACCAGGAATGTGCAGTCATTCAGCTTAGAAGAGATCGTTGTTTCTAAAATTTCTGATTGGTCAAAAACGAGAGGCTTTCATGCCGTCGTTGAGCTTCCTTGAGCGATATAAAGTTTCGTGTAGAATAGTATTCTGTTTGATATTTAGTGTGACGCAACATGTTATCTGTAAGAAAAGTGTGTTCTACAGACACGAGGAAATGTACATTGAAAGAAATAACTGATATGAGTTCGATTCCGCAGTACATCGTCGATTTAATGCTTCACCGACGCTTATGGCTAAAATTTGTGCAGGACTGTTATACTTCTAGAGGGATAGTGATGTAATCTGTTTCATACATTGACCAAGGAAGTGATGAGGAGAGTAACTGTGAAATAATCAgtgacattttttttaatttctgcaacagtttatttgaaataaattaatgttcagTAACATAAGCTAACAGTAACGTACGTCATTGGCAAAACATCTTTACGGAACTGACAACTGGTTGAGAATCACAAGCTCAACTCTTGTGCTGTGACAGGGAATGAGTCAGATATAGTTTCTATGGATACAGGGGTAAGTTTTCATCTACTTCCTCGAGGGCGGCCAGTCACAGGCGTTGATATTGGAGTTCCAGACGAGTCCAGCAGGGCACTCCAAGTGGACAGCCTTGCCGTTGCTGCACTCCCAGAAGCCGTGTGTGTCCGTGTCGTCTGGGTAGAAGACGGGCGTGGCGCCGTCATCCTCGGGACATGTGGGCGTGGTCGCTGTGGCCACTGCTGCCAACACGCTCAGCGCCAGAAGGCCTGCCAACACTGTGGGGCAGAAACGTCGTAGTGTGAGTGCATGACTGCTTTATCATCGTACTTTCTGACAAGCATAGGATATATTCGCGGCTTTTGATGATATGGAATTGCGTCAAGACAGTGTGTGGTCTTGTTGCCATGGAAAAGCTGGGCCCAAATATTGGTGATTGCTCGTATATTCCGGAAAAGGTGTCTACTTGGACCATGCCAAATGCGCAAGCGCAAATGAGAAATAGTTTGAAACGACAGGCAATGGTATTGAATAATAAGCTGCCTGAGTGTGTCAAGTATTTGGAAGATTGCACTAGGCTACGAGTCCcaaaacttaaacttacttaccTCTTAGCTATGTGTCTAACACGTAAAAAACGGCAGTATTGCGATCCAGAATGGTGTGCATTATTCGTTCTTAAACTACCCAAATTCGAACAAATCTTACTACCGCCCTGTAACTTCAGTTGGAGCGTGATATTTACTCTCTTCCCCACATTTGTTATGGACTTTTGACCATACAACACATTCTACTCCCCTCCAGTTTTCGGATAAAGTAACGTTATCGGTTCGGAAGTAACATCTAATAACCGAATTATGATTTATTTAAATCATCTTGATTTAGAAGTTATCTGATCAAAACGTTCGCAAATTTTGTATTATATCATGAGATCTGATATTTGGAATTTAATTTACAGCAAGCCGCTTGATTGAAATTTGATTCAAGCTACCACTGTAGTAAACGCTACAAACAGGCAATTTTCTGCAAGCAGATTTGACTGGGGTACGAACAACTGTCCACCATCCATCATGTGATTATTGGTAATACATGCCTGGTATCATAAGCGTAAAATAAAACATTATAGCATAATTAACGAATAAAATTTCAGTTAAAGGAAGGAATATGTAAGTTCCAGCAGACAGACGTTAACAGTAGCACCCGCCATACTCACATTTCATGGTTACTGTGGTGCTCGTCGAGTCGGTAGAAAGGAGACTGGACTAATGCCTGGTGTTTCTCCGTTTCAGCTTTGTATAGTCTCACCGATCTACGTCGTATCATCTTGGGTGGGGACACGTTCAGTCTCTGATAACAGATGGCGATGGCATTTCTGAAATCTAATCTATTCACATATAAAAATTTCAGGGGAAATGTTTCACAGTATGTGCACACTTTCTGCCAAGGACACTCTTGACGTTTTGTGCTGCCAGCAACAGCGATGCATCAGACTGGGGAAATCCACATATCACTACTCACGACAGCGATTTTAATAAAACTTTGTTCTACGGATGTTTTCCAGTTTTCTCTCATCAAGTGATCATCTCCATGATGTAAGAATATAATTCGGTAATTCGTCGTTTCAAGTCTGTCAACGATAAACCAtttaatgaaccacagaaattcctcCACTTTAACAAACAAAAACGTGTACGGATATAGACGCATCGGGAGGTATCCACCAGTAAATTATAACCCCAAAATTTGTTGGAACTGTTCTCCATAATACTACTTACCAGTCTTGTTCTAACGTATCAGAATTTATTACGTGTGTTTTGCAATAATTTCAGCAACAGACAATCAAGGAATAAAATGTTGATCTTCGTTAGTGGGAAGTTATTGCAAAGTTCACTCTACTAATAACCACAATAACCATATGCGTCGCACAAAAAACACTCTTCTTGTCGCAACACTATTAGTACATCCTTCAGTGGCGAACATATGTCATGCGTGTTGTTTACGTCTCCTAGCTGCTAGTTGTACTGATATTCCGCTGAATTTACACTTGTGTTCATCTTCAGTGGAAAAGGAATCATCTCAGCGCAACCAAAAAACAGACGCATATTCAAACCCTTTTTTATACAGTTTTGTGTATATCTTGCAGCTTTGACACACGTGCTGAAGGTACAGAAGTTCACAACTTGTACACACTTTGGAGTCTTAAACTGATTTATCATGTATACCACATTGTAGTTACAAGTTCGTAAATATACGACTAGtatattttaatgtatttagtgTATTTTACAGCTTTCAGAATGtaaaaggttttatttatttttaagaacaAATATTACAGAAGGGAATTAATAATAGGCTCGCTTGAATATCTAGAAATCGAAATTAAGATAATTTGAACAACCAATTGCCCTCATTAGATGTTTCTTCGGACCGTATTTGCAACTGCGATTGGTGATGATAAATAAGGTATTGTGAGTATAATATGTACGTATACACACCAATGGAGGAAAAGgtaatttgccgcgcgggattagccgagcggtctcagacgctgcagtcaaggactgtgctgctgatcccagcagaggtacgagtcctccctcgggcgtgggtgtgtgtgtttgttcttaggataatttaggttaagtagtgtgtaagcttagggactgatgaccttagcagttaagtcccatcagatttcacacacatttgaatatttttggtaATTCAAGTGATCGTGTTGCAGACAACGTTAGAATAACAAAATGTTTGAATTATGAAAATAGAATTTAACATGCTCAAAGAGTGGCCTTCGCTACCTGAAAAAGAGAATGCAAGACCCTCAAGGCCTGTAGCACAGTGGCACCAGGGTATAACGTGGGCGCACTGAGGGGTTGTAGTGTCAAAGTTTCACTGGGCAGAGTCGTCGGCGAGCAGTTAGCGCTCAGCAGGCCTAcctgtgcaccctctgttttgactctgcaggcagtaactgtgctcgTTGCAATATACATTCTAGAGTACAACCACGCCCCAACGACGACTACGTGCTGTTGCTGAACAACTTCAGCCACTTGAACGGTGTCGCATTCTGGGCGTGCAGGAAGCTGGATGTATGTATCAACGGACTGCTCCACATGATGGGCACAGTATATCGGTGGTGCATAGCTGCTTTCACCAATGGTCCGTGAAACATCCCACAGCTGTAGGCCAGTCTCTGGACGTTAcgtagtatttttctttttttttttttgtcaccagtctgactggtttgatgaggcccgccacgaattcttcttctg
This window harbors:
- the LOC124607360 gene encoding peritrophin-1-like is translated as MKLLAGLLALSVLAAVATATTPTCPEDDGATPVFYPDDTDTHGFWECSNGKAVHLECPAGLVWNSNINACDWPPSRK